The genomic stretch GCTGTGCTTGGGGAAGAGAAAGCATTTAGTAGGAAAGAGAAAGcggtttttttaaataaaataacgaTAAGGGAAGCTACAGCACTACCCAAGATCTCGGGTAGCACTGTAGCTCAATGTTAATTTAGGGAGCAAAACGTGGGTTTTGGGGGAGTTTTCCCTACATTTAGGGAATGAAATGGAGTTTAGGGAAGCTGTTGGAAGTGCTCTAATAGTTCAACACCGCTATTCTCTTATTCAAGGCTTGAAACCTTCAGACATAAAATCCATTCTCTTTTAGACCCTCTTATCAGGAATATGTTTCATATCCAATATGTGCAAATATGACCATATTAAATCCagataccatttttttttataggaaaattaCTGTATTAGTCCTTGTGGTTTAAGCCTTTTTCAAAGCTTTCCTCGAgcttttaattttatctttttagttgtatttttcCCTCTTATCAAATAGATCCCTTTATCCCTTGCGATAATTTGAACATTAAAGCTTAAAGAGTATGACACCCTAGAATCAAGCACTATGAGAATTGCAGGAAAATACACACAATATTAAAGCAGGGAAAAAAGGTTTAATTCAGGCAGTATGAAAACATAATCATGATAACAATAATACACAGTGGAATCAGTTGCATACAGCATATGAGTTCTTTTGTTGGAACTCACCCACCCAACTTTTGTTGGAATATCACACACAAATTATTTCAAGAGAAATAACTGATTTAATTAGCTCATCATCAAAGTGTCAAAAGACATATTCAAAGCCTTCTCACAAGTTAAGGTCATAAGCTCAAGATAATTACCATGTCCAGGTATTAGAGACCCGGAGTCCTTGACACCCGCATCACGTTTGATCATCGATTCGGTAAGATCACCAAAAATAGAACCGAAGAAATTCAGAAACCCAAAAGCGATTGGACTGACCACCACCAGGAAGATAGGTCAATTGtacatcaaaaattttaaaaagacgTATACAGTGATATAAATTGATAGAGGTAAAGCATGCATGTTCATCttagtgaaaataaaatagaaggtAAAACAGGGGTGGGGGGAGGAGAGAAACAGTGTCCACGATAGAAGACTAGTCATGCTTTACCAAACAAGTGAATCAAAATAAGTGGGCCCAAAAGGAGAAATACTCACCATCTGTTTGTGCTCTGTATGTTGAAGGTATATAAAGTGCAAACAACCACAAGAGAACCCTCCCAAAACaatgaaaccaaaaagaaagataatctAACAAATGAAACTTCTAGCCTAGGACATCTCTTGAGTAGTACCATCGCTAGATTCAGTTGCCAGCAGAAGTACAAAATACAGATAGAACAGATCGATCCTATTCTTTTTGTCCTAATCCAGACAGAAGATATGGCCAGCTTCACAAATATTTCCTAATTTCAATCTTGAAGATACCATTAATTAAATTGACTTTTGACTTTTCCAGGCAATGCATATTGCACCAGGTGTTGCCGTCACTGCAAACACATAGCCATATAGGGGTGACAATTTGTTACCAGACCCACCTGGTGATTTTACATGTATACAATTGTCACATAAGATGTTCGTAAAATCaaattatgaatatgattacAGCTTAAAGTCATGTTTGTATCTTAATAAATGAGAATTTTTAAGAACAAGCTAATCTATATACTATTTCCACCTGTCGTAGTGCTTCCACCTGTCGTAGTGCTCGTGGTCTTTAGCGTCAAGACAATATTATCCcttgatgtgtgtgtgtgtgtctgagagagagagagagaggccatTGCTTcataaattaaggaaatattttttccaacgACTTATAGATTtcaagagagaaaaattgacTACCTTAGCAAAGATGTTGGCCAGCAAAAAAACTTTGATAATACAACAGAAGTAGCTACACAACCACCCAAGCCTGCGATAGTTCCCTCCCACGTCTTCTTTGGACTGATACTAGTAAGAGGTGTCCTACCAAATGCCTGCATTTAAGTACCAAACTATCTCAACTTCTCCCATAGTTACGGGCCCAACAAAAATTATGTAGTAAAGAAGTCCTCTGCACATTGTCccaatgataataataaatgaatgcTAAAGTAAAATAACCAAAACTAAACATTAACTTGAATTTGACCAGTTCTCACACAAAGTCAACAAAGTCTTTGTGTAAAGCAGCCAAGTGACCTAAACAACCGCGCCTCTTTTTCACAACACAGATAAAAGGTAGAAGATTCTCCCAAGGCATAGGAATGAACACTAATTATTTTGCATGCCCATTGATACATAAGATAATATGTCACCTATTAACTACTCCATTTTTTCAACATCAATAGACAAAAACTACTGCAATAGAAAAGTACCAATTTGAATGAACTATATTAGTAAATCAAGGAAATCTCAATGTTTTTTAAGAACTTCTGTTatactaatttttcttttcaaaactttgAAGTGGATTACGAAGTTATTTGTTACCATTACCTTCCAAGAATATATAACACTATGCCTAatcattcttttctttatgaaaaaaaaaaaaatctactttcATGAAGGTCTCTCCTGAGAATGAAAAGTAACCGGATTCTACAAGTTAAATGGCAGAATAAGTGATAATCCTTGGCATATACATTGGAAGATTTCCAACCAGTTTAGCTTCTCCCACACCCTAGTTCATGAGTCagttttattaataataatacacCCACTACTGAATTAGAACATCACCAGAGAAGAAATAAGAAAACAGTCCTTTAGTAAGGGTGTTATCCAACAGAAGCAGACCTATTTAAACTTGACAACAAAAAGGACTGATTTGCTTGGATAACACCCTCACTAAAGGACTGTTTTCTTATTTCTTCTCTGGTGATGTTCTAATTCAGTAGTGGGTGTATTATTATCCTCTCTGGTGATGAACGTGCATGCTTTACCTCTATCAATTTACCTTCTTCCTTGTTGCTTTGCTTCTTCTCCCTCTTTCCCACTTTTCTCTCTTCCCTTCAATCTTCTTCTTGGCTTCTCCTGGTTGTTCTGCATCACTCTCTAAAGCATTTCTCTCTCCTAAGACAAGCATAACCTTTTCTCTCTGCTAAGACAAGCATCACCTTTTCTCTCTGCTAAGACAAGCATAACCTTTTCTCTCTTCATGAGCAACTTTTAAGGAACCCACTCCTCTACAACTACAAGGCATTGGAGCACCTATGGCCTCTACAATTCCTAACCAACAAAAGAGAGATCCCAAACTCATTTaagaaacaaatcaattatGCATGTGTGCTTGGTTCCACACTGTATGAATGTTGCAAATAATCATTTATAGCTTACTTTTAGATTTTTGGAAATTGTTTATAACTTTCTTCAGAACAACCCTCTCCTTGAGATTATCGCACCTCAAATTTACCTTTAAGCCTTGATGGCTTGACATCCATAAATCCTCCAATACCGAGATTCAAAAGATTAGTTCTCATAATTATATCACATTTTCCATTCTTACACTTCATCTTTGTTGTTTTAAAATCTATTTTGCCCCGCTATCgttcattttttctttccccGAGAATTTCTTCCGATATCGTCCATACGGCAATTTTCTTCCTAAACACACTAAGGAACACATGAGGAGGTGAAAAGTGATAAATGCATGGGTTTGCAATGGAGAAAGGGTGCCTTTTGACTTTTGGGTCAAGTTCCATAGGAGGAGATATGGCCTTaagggtgtgtgtgtgtgtgtgtgtgtgtgtgtgagagagagaggatttaACCCTGTGTTTTAGATTTGAtgtttattttccttatttatgGTATCAATGTGAGATAAGACAGATGGCCACCCTATCTAGTTCTCCTTGCTCGCTGCCAAAGAAGATGAGTGTTATTGCAAGATAAAAATGCGGTGGAAATAGCACGTCTCATGCACATTTGCATGGAATCTTAACATTActtttgttaccaaaaaaacaCACCATTGACATTGTTATATACATGGCTGATTGTTGAGTGGTCATTTCACTAAGGAACTTATAATTGTAGAACTGGTTGATTTAGGAGCCACTCTTATGACATTTCTGTTGGTGGAATCACCAAATGTACTAATCATACTTAAAAAAGACAtgtaataatcatatttttcatcGAAATACCTTTCCACCAAGAAAAGCATAGGTATCGGCTGCAATTATGCTGCTGATAGAAATCAAGGTTGCCACAAGACCAACCGTCCAATGAGCTTGACCACCAAGAAGAATGGGCCACGCTGCTCCTATTCCTGCCAAAGACAAACTGATCAGGAAACATGGCTTGAAAAAAACACCAGCAAGGCCACACACATACAGGGAGAGTTAGGTGCACACAGGAGGTAAAGAAAAAGGACAATAGTGGGTCTTCATTTTACAAGGGAAAAAAAGGACTTGCATATACACATCAAAATTTTAGCAGCATGAGAATATTGACTACCGCAATGAAAATGGatggattttcttttctaatttttcccaGATACTACTGCAACTCTGCATGTGTTAGTGCTTAATGCCCTAAAATTTGTCTTACAGCAAGTCTCAAGCCTTGAGAAAGGAGGATCATTGTTATGTGTTGAACAGTATAAAACTGTCATTTTATATGGAAGGATCCTTTGCAAATATGAATTGAGGCATCCCCTCAAAGTGACTCATAGAGGGAAAGGaacaataggtgctttgaggacttggagaggtAATTGGAGAACATTTTGTCCTCTTTCTTTCATATGTTGTATCTTTGGTCTACAGTGTTTGTGTTCCCTttgtcgattagttatgatgattttcttgttcgattttttctttctagttaggtgattcattttgtatacttccggtatacttaggggcgccttacgcttttaataacactgattattacttatcaaaaaaaaagtgactCATGCATTGGACCCCCGCTGCAGTGAGAAGAGGGCAAGGATTAGCTAAGAGGGCAAGGATAAGCTAGGGCATTTCGGGGGACGATAAACATAGTTTGCTTTTAAGAGACTAAGTGGATTAATAAATCTAGAGAAattgaaaaagtgttttcaagTGATTGTGGTATACTGGGAGGATAAGAACAGAAATGGGGTAGAGCTGATTGTAGATAGAAGTCTTATTATGGTAAGTCATCGAAGTTCGGAGGGTAGGAGATAGAATTAGTTAATAGAACTTTTAGGGGAATAGACTGTTAACATAGTTAGTGCGTATGCTCCACGAATAGGTTTACAAGAAACCGTTAAGCAACATATTTAGGAGGATATGGATGAGTTGATCTAAGGGACACCAAACAGAGAAAAGATTTTTGCTAGGGGAGACCTGAATGATCATGTGGGGAAGATAGTGGGGGATTTGAGATGGTGCGTGGAGATCAAAGATATATAGTAAGAAATAAGTTGTGGTGTTCAATCCCAGATTTTGCAATAGCTTAGGATTTGCTATTAACGAACACTTCGTTTAAGAAGAAGGATTCACACTTACTTACCTTTAAAAGTAGGTAAAACGTTTATTACGTAGACTTCATCCCAACCCAGAAGCTTGATAGAAGATGTTGTAAAGATTGTAAAAGTGATACTAAGAGAGAGTATAACCACACAAAAAAGATTTGTGACACTAGATGCCTCTATCAGAAGATGGAAAAGAAGGGAtagaggaaaaaacaaaaaagaaaacataaaaataagataatggAATTTGAAGGAAGAGACGCAAGTGGTGTTTAAAATGAGAATGGAGGCAAATGGGGCTTAGCTGAAGATGTTTATAGGATGTGGACGAAGTAGCTAGTTGTACAACAAGAGTAGCCAAAGAGGTATTTGGAAAATCTAAAGGAAGTAGACCGTCATCTAAGGAACTTGATGGTGAAATGAAGAAGTTCAAGCAGTGGTGATGCAACGTGACTTGGTgggttgcagcgaagaacatcaataaagaacgagataaataattctagatcttgagtctattaatgatctaagaattcttctcaaaatatagagtctatttatgatttcaaggaaaaatatgaagaaaactcacctatgagtaattcttattcaacaaaattcaataaacaacaaaagctgtttttctagaggctataagcatgtatttatagccccaataccctaaacctaataaaatatgacatacctccaaaaccctaaacctaataaaataacgaaataaagactcctaaaaccctaaccctactaaaacaatgaaataaaattggtttaagtaattaaaaagtgaaaataacaTAATGACTACCcacgtgcgctcgatcgcaggctCGCGGGCGATTGATCACACTTCTAGGAACCTGTGCGATCCATAAGGACCCATATAAACGAACAAGTAGAATGAAACAACTCTACaactttttgaattttctttaaacACTTAAACCCCAAATCCCTCAGTTGTCAAGAAGTCCCCCACCCCACCCAAGGTGGAAAAGGATTAGTTACATCTAAATTTACTACCAGATAAGCATAAATTCCCAGTCTCTTACTAGTGTTTAAAGCTGGAGCTGCTAAGCCGCATCGAAGTTTCACCCAGAAACAAGGAAGATAGCCACAATAAAACAGCCCAAACATGGCACTACTCAGCTGTGCAAAACGAGGATTTTCTCTCTGTAAAAGCAATGCCATAGCAACAACAAAGGCAGCGAATGTCACTGAAACATCAATATGACCGAAGTACCTGGCCACGTATGAGAAAcactcattagaaataaatatccATCACCATTCCAAACCAGAAGAAAGCAcctattttttataagtaaatcaaCCTTATTAGAAAGCATGAGGAGCACATCCCAAATACACAGGGGTATACAAGAGAGACCCAActagagagaagaagaaaattacaaatccaGAAAgtctaaaaaattagaaaagcaaAAATTGTAGTGAGCAGCCACCCAAACATAAAAAGATTTGAACATAATAGCTTTTAGCTCTATCACAAtactctcacaatcttcaaagtttCGAGCATTGtgttctctccaaatacaccacctTAAGCACAAGAGGAACCATCCTCCACACTTTTATATTGCAATGGCTACTAAATTGACTTCTCAACTAGCCAATAGCTCCGTCACCCATTGGGGCATGGCCTAAAAATCAGAAAATCGACACCCACAAATCTCTAGGCACTTCACAGTGCAACAAAAGATGATCAATGGATtccccactcttcttgcacatgcaacaccaatccATCACTATGACATGCCTCTTTCTCAGATTATTCAAAGTTCAAATCTTCTCTAACCtgctgtctttttttttttttttttcaaatagataTGGCAGTATGAGATATTATAGATTCTTTAAAAAATGGATATTCATTTTGGATGTCCCAAAAAGGAAAGTAAGATGCTTATTGTGAGAAGGGGGAACATATTATCACAGTATGGCTTATATTTGAAAAGTTGGGATTCAACTATAATATTTTGAACTCGTTTAACGAATTTTCACACTCATTCCAAACACAACAACTCTTTTTATGTCTTCAAAGTTGAGCTACTCTTCTTCCATGAGAGTTCTAGTGGCAATAAGAAAACTATCCCACTGAGTAGGATGCACGACTGTGTGGTTCTTGTATTCAATCTTTTAGGTTATGTGGTTCTGCCTAGGGTAGAGGAAATGGTGGGGAAGCAATGAAGTAGTTGAAGTGGTTGCAATTTGCATGATGTTCCAACCTCTGTGCTCAATATGATTCCAAGAGCTGACATCCATTACCTTTTCCCCTTACTCATGAGGTTCTAACATTTGATCCTTAATTGACTTAATTGACTAAGGATTTGCTTGagtcttttctttctctttctctttctctttctctctctttctccttatctttctttttctattttactcaTATATCCCAATTTTTATTCTTCGTTACGCTGTTTCCCTCCTCTTACAGTCAAATTCACATAATACCAACAATGAATTGCAATGCAATAAAAGTTTGAGTAGccatcttgattgaaagacAGCTTGAATCTAAAAGACTTTTTGGACTTAAAAGGAAGGTTCAAACACTTAGATGGGAAGCACCTCACATGGCAACCCATTTCATCATAAACGTCATGGTCAGCAGGCACAATAGCTTTAGACTAAAATCCATCAAATTTTCAGTCAGCACATTTTCCATAACCAAGTCTTACTGTTCCTACTTTTAAAGCTTGCATGTGCAGCTTACAATTACAAACACTAAAACGTAACAGCATATGAAACAAAAGTATCTCAGATATGAACTCCAGCTTTGGCACTATATACCAAAGAGAAAAACCATTTCAAAAGATAGTCATAGCTACGCAGTTCAGGAAATAATCTTAAGATGAACATGCTACAAGTATTtccattaaaaacaaattagagatggaatttgaacaaaaaaaaatagcatttgaTTATTGATACTACTATTTCTACTTTCTGATGATGAAATTTGCATCATACAAATTCAGAAAAGGCAAAATacataatcaaaaaaaaaaaaaaaaaaagtgacaaaaaGATATCATCAGAGATTTTTGGATTGATAAGTCTCAAATAAGTTCAACAAAAATGTAGACGCATTAGCATAACTTACAAGGTAAGTATGGGCATGACAGCACAAATAACAGAGCAAACTCGCGACAAATATCGAGGAGGAGGTGTCATTCCTGCAGTTATTCCACGACTCCTAACCAACTCAAAATACTCACGTGAACCGATAAAAACAGCAGCGGCCAAGGCCACCGTGAAAACCCATCCTCCAGCCAATACTACACCGCCAACAGTTATTCCAATGCCAAGTCCAAAGACAATTCTTTTCTTTAGCTGACTAGCTTTCTGTTGATGCTCCAAGGCCGAATCCTCCTTTGCCGGTAATGTTTTCTCTTTGTCGACTTCCTACAACACATACCCGTTTCAGCAATTCCATTCAATCACCAATGTATGCTGACAAATcacaaattatttcaaaaggtaaaatataaataaacccAACTCAATTCAACCACATTTCCAACATTATTCACCAACCACCAATCTTCCAAACTTTTCCACACCCACCCATGGAAACAATacttccaaattttcttcaaaattccaCATAGACCACAATCTTTTAATCCAAGTCAAAAAACCAGAACTTACACCATACATTCCAAAATTTACTATAAACcatgaaaattttttgaaatccCAGATTTTTCTTCCTTACAAAAAACTACAAATCTTTCCAAATTTCTTAACATGAACATCACACACACTTTTGACTTCAATCCACCAAAATTCACACACCCACAAACAAAATAAGTTAAATTCAAAAACATtccaatttcaaaattttgaaatacctGTTTGGCATTTTCCTCGCCGAGCCGGTCCGGGTCAGCTCGGGCCACGGCGGTTATGACGCGCCGGTGAGCCGAGACACCGGTTGAGCCGAGCCGAAGCACAGCTCTGTGTACCAAACTAAGGTTGCAGACTCTCAAGCCAGGCCAAGCCGGAATTGGGGCTTCTGACGGTGAGGGAGGGCATGGACGAGCGCGTAGAGAAGAAGACAGAGATAAGTGAAGGAGCTTGTACCGTCCAGTTCCCCAATACGACGTCGTCGCCATGGAAACGAGTAGTGTCGGTATTGAACCTATGGCTTTCACATTGGCGGAGAGAGcgagaaaaaatatttttctttttatgtcttTGGTTTTCTCGGGAGGGAGTGTGTGTGAGAGTGAGTGGGAGACGTAGGTAAGGTAACCATCGTTGATGAGATCAAGGATGTCAACGGATTAAATAAAGTAGGCGGGTTTTTGCTACCAATAAGAAGCAGCCACCTAACCCAATCCTATTAAATTTAAgtttacaaaataaacacaattaCACCTGattattgatttaaaatattaataaaaaaataaaaataaataaaaaaattggaaggcCCGAATGAGGAGGAGCAACCACTCCAAGTGGAAAGGGGgaaccacccctaggccaaGGGAGCCACCCCAGTGGTGGCTGGGGTGGCCCACGAGCCACCCccggtggtggtggaggtggccgcgagccaccccaaatccATTCTTATTAGTGCCCTTCTCTCCACCAAACGCTGCCGCCTGTTATAGTGCTGATGATGAATGCACTGTAAATGAGCTTTTAACAAGAGAAAAGAATGTAAAAGAATGGAACAGAGAGGAAAGGAAAAATCTTTATTGAACAAGCAATTTCAAGGATTGCTTAACCTCCATGAACATTTCAAGGATGCTCTACCTCCAAAGTTCAGAATGAACTTTACAACAATCCAAAGCTACTTACTTACAAATGAACTTTAGGCTTTATACTACAAGTTCCCGCCCAATTGCTAACTACTAACCAACTAACAGAAACTAACTACCATAACAAAAGATAACTGTGAAGTAGTTACAACTCTTCAGCTTCCCACTTGCAGCTTCTCAATTCTTCACTTGCCTCCTCAATCACTTGCCAGTTGTCCTTCATTGCCTAGCCATGTGACACTACTCCCTCATTTTAaaacaccttgcccacaaggtgagGGTAAGATAGCTTCAAGGATCCATATTCCTCCCATGTATCATCTTTCTCATCTTGTCCAGCCCATCGAATAAATAGCTCAGTAATTGATCTGTTGGCAATATGCCTCATTCTTCTAGAAAGAACAGCTACTGGCTCAGGTTGAATAACACCATCCCCATCCACTGGAGGTAACCTAGGAACCAATGTAGTACCTCTCCCCAGCTTTGGTTTCAACTGAGACACATGGAAAACATGATGAATCTTTGCTGCAGTTGGTAAGTACAACTCATAAGCTATCTCACCAATCCACTTAATCACAGTGAATGATCCATAGAATTTAGGAGATAACTTCAATGCCCTGTGGATCACCAAAGAACCTTGTATGTAAGGTTGTAACCTCAAATACAACTGCTGCCCCACTGCCAAGGTTCTCTCAATTCTCCTCAAATCAGCATATTTCTTCATCCTCTACTGTGCATGTTGTAAATTATGCTGCAACAGGGATAAAATAGCTTCCATACTCCTCAAAATCTCATCCACAGCCTCTACTTGGCACATAAGAGAGCAATCTTGGAGGCAACCTGCAGTAGACTGCTTCAAATTGAGTCATCTTAATGGACCCTTGCCAGGTTGTATTATACTAGTATTCAGCCCATGGTATCCAACTACTCCACTGCTTAGGCCTATCTTGAACAAAGCATCTCAAATAGTTTTCCTGACACTTGTTCCTAATTTATGTTTGACCATCTGTTTGAGGATGGTAACTTGTGCTCATCTTCAAAGAAGTTCCCAACAATCTAAATAGCTCTCTCCAAAACTTACTTGTGAATGTAGTGTCTTTATCAGAAACAATAGAGGTAGGCATCCCATGTAACTTGAAAATATTGGCCACAAAGAGTTGAGCTATCTTTGAGGCTGTATAAGGGTGAGCTAGGGACATGAAATGACTGTATTTTGATAACATGTCTACCACTACAAAAATCACAGAATGTCCTTGAGATAAAGGCAATACTTCCATAAAATCCATGGAAATGTCAGACCAAACTTGTAGAGGAATTAGAAGAGGCTGGAGCAACCCAACAGGAGAAGTTTTCTCAACCTTATTCTGCTGACAGAATGCACAATCTCTAATAAATCTTTTAAGATCTTTTTTCATacccttccaaaaaaaatctctcttagcTCTTTGCATTGTTCTCTCAAATCCACAATGCCCTACCATTGGATCACTATGTACAAAAGCCAAACCTTGCTCCTTAATGGCTTGACAACTCCCCAAATACAGTCTATTCTTGTATAACAAAAGTCCATCTTTGAAAGCATACTTAGATGAATTCAAGGTTTTGCTCTGCCAGCTTGCAATTAAAGACTTCAACTCCTCATCCTCCTGATATTGCTATTTAAGCTTATCAATCCAATTAGCTGTTGGAATAGATAACAGAGAAAGAGCCACCTCTTCTGCCCAACCTTCCTTCCTAGATAATGCATCTGCTACTCGGTTCTTCACCCCTTCTTGAAGTCCACAGTAAAATCATAATCTAGCAGTTTAGTGATCCACTTCTGTTGAAA from Corylus avellana chromosome ca1, CavTom2PMs-1.0 encodes the following:
- the LOC132190075 gene encoding phosphatidate cytidylyltransferase 4, chloroplastic, which codes for MATTSYWGTGRYKLLHLSLSSSLRARPCPPSPSEAPIPAWPGLRVCNLSLVHRAVLRLGSTGVSAHRRVITAVARADPDRLGEENAKQEVDKEKTLPAKEDSALEHQQKASQLKKRIVFGLGIGITVGGVVLAGGWVFTVALAAAVFIGSREYFELVRSRGITAGMTPPPRYLSRVCSVICAVMPILTLYFGHIDVSVTFAAFVVAMALLLQRENPRFAQLSSAMFGLFYCGYLPCFWVKLRCGLAAPALNTRIGAAWPILLGGQAHWTVGLVATLISISSIIAADTYAFLGGKAFGRTPLTSISPKKTWEGTIAGLGGCVATSVVLSKFFCWPTSLLSPIAFGFLNFFGSIFGDLTESMIKRDAGVKDSGSLIPGHGGILDRVDSYIFTGALAYSFVKIFLPLYGV